In Papaver somniferum cultivar HN1 chromosome 1, ASM357369v1, whole genome shotgun sequence, a genomic segment contains:
- the LOC113292941 gene encoding cyclin-D3-3-like: MAPSSLPHQDSSVYYLDALYCQEEQAWEEEEVEEETKDNDENSSFIRNDNGFVLPAFLMEQDLFWENDELMSLFTKEKEMISDNLLSKLESDPNLVRARKESIQWMLKVNAHYSFSPLTAVLAVNFLDRFLSSFHFQNDKPWMTQLISVACITLAAKVEETQVPALLDFQVEDSKYVFEAKTIQRMELVILSSLHWKMNPVTPLSFLDHIIRRLGLKSNLHWEFMQRCQLLLLSIISDSRFVCYLPSVLAAATMLHVINRIEPCNAKEYHDQLMGVLQIDKDKVDECVELILECTAPLEYNVANLKRKYESVPGSPNGVMDANFSSDSSNDSWIATESVAVASPKPSSFKKSRVQIQQLRLPSINRFAVELLTSPR, encoded by the exons ATGGCTCCATCATCACTACCACACCAAGATTCATCAGTTTATTATCTAGATGCTCTATACTGTCAAGAGGAACAAgcatgggaagaagaagaagtggaagaagaaacaaaagacaATGATGAAAACAGTAGTTTTATTAGGAATGATAATGGATTTGTTTTACCAGCTTTTTTAATGGAACAAGACTTGTTCTGGGAGAATGATGAACTTATGTCTCTTTTTACTAAAGAGAAAGAGATGATAAGTGATAATCTATTGAGTAAACTTGAATCAGATCCAAATCTTGTTAGAGCTAGGAAAGAATCTATTCAATGGATGTTGAAAGTTAATGCCCATTATTCATTCTCTCCTCTTACTGCTGTTCTTGCTGTCAACTTTCTTGATAGATTCTTATCAAGTTTTCACTTCCAGAATGATAAACCCTGGATGACTCAACTCATTTCTGTTGCTTGTATTACTTTAGCTGCCAAAGTTGAAGAAACTCAAGTCCCAGCTCTATTAGATTTTCAA GTTGAGGATTCTAAGTATGTGTTTGAGGCAAAAACAATTCAAAGGATGGAACTTGTTATACTTTCTTCATTGCATTGGAAGATGAACCCTGTAACTCCACTCTCATTTCTTGATCATATTATAAGAAGGCTGGGTTTGAAGAGTAATCTCCATTGGGAATTTATGCAGAGATGCCAACTTCTCCTCCTCTCTATAATTTCAG ATTCAAGATTTGTATGTTATCTTCCATCTGTACTAGCTGCTGCGACAATGCTGCATGTAATCAACCGCATTGAGCCTTGTAATGCCAAGGAATACCATGACCAGCTCATGGGTGTTCTTCAAATCGACAAG GACAAAGTTGATGAATGTGTTGAGCTAATCTTGGAATGCACAGCACCATTGGAATACAATGTGGCGAATCTGAAACGCAAGTACGAGTCTGTTCCGGGGAGTCCGAATGGTGTAATGGATGCAAATTTCAGCTCTGATAGTTCAAACGACTCATGGATTGCAACTGAATCAGTAGCTGTGGCATCTCCAAAACCTTCTTCTTTCAAGAAAAGCCGAGTTCAAATTCAACAATTGCGGTTACCATCCATCAACCGTTTTGCTGTCGAGCTTCTCACTAGTCCTCGTTGA